A region of Flavobacterium indicum GPTSA100-9 = DSM 17447 DNA encodes the following proteins:
- the rplW gene encoding 50S ribosomal protein L23, producing MSVIIKPIITEKITKDGEIFNRFGFVVAKKANKVEIKKAIEASYGVTVVAVNTMNYRADRTVKYTKSGLISGKTNAYKKAIVEVKEGETIDFYTNI from the coding sequence ATGAGCGTTATTATCAAACCTATCATAACTGAGAAAATCACTAAAGATGGTGAAATTTTTAACCGTTTCGGTTTTGTAGTGGCTAAAAAGGCAAACAAAGTTGAAATTAAGAAAGCAATTGAAGCTTCTTATGGTGTAACTGTTGTTGCTGTAAATACTATGAACTACAGAGCAGATAGAACTGTTAAATATACTAAAAGTGGTTTAATCAGTGGAAAAACAAATGCTTACAAAAAAGCAATTGTTGAAGTTAAAGAAGGTGAAACAATAGATTTTTATACTAATATCTAA
- the rpsE gene encoding 30S ribosomal protein S5 gives MYHNYKNVELVKPAGLELKDRLVSVNRVTKVTKGGRAFGFSAIVVVGDEHGVVGHGLGKSKDVSEAIAKAVEDAKKNLVRIPLSGHSVPHEQKGKFGGARVFLMPASHGTGVIAGGAVRAVLESVGVHDVLSKSQGSSNPHNVVKATFDALLQMRSAATVAKQRGVSLDKVFKG, from the coding sequence ATGTATCACAATTATAAAAACGTAGAACTAGTAAAACCAGCTGGTCTTGAATTAAAAGATCGTTTGGTAAGTGTTAATCGTGTTACTAAAGTTACTAAAGGAGGTAGAGCATTTGGATTCTCTGCTATCGTTGTAGTAGGTGATGAGCATGGAGTAGTTGGTCATGGTTTAGGAAAATCTAAAGATGTATCTGAAGCTATTGCTAAAGCAGTAGAAGATGCTAAGAAAAATTTAGTTAGAATTCCATTAAGTGGACATTCAGTTCCTCATGAGCAAAAAGGTAAATTTGGTGGGGCTAGAGTATTTTTAATGCCTGCATCTCACGGTACTGGAGTAATTGCTGGTGGTGCTGTACGTGCGGTATTAGAATCAGTTGGTGTTCATGATGTATTATCTAAATCTCAAGGTTCATCTAATCCTCACAATGTAGTGAAAGCAACTTTTGATGCTTTATTACAAATGAGAAGTGCTGCAACTGTTGCTAAGCAAAGAGGTGTATCATTAGACAAAGTATTCAAAGGTTAA
- the rpsN gene encoding 30S ribosomal protein S14 — MAKESMKAREVKRIALVEKYAEKRKALKEAGDFEGLQKLPKNSCPVRVHNRCKLTGRPRGYMRQFGISRVTFREMANQGLIPGVKKASW; from the coding sequence ATGGCTAAAGAATCAATGAAAGCCCGTGAGGTGAAAAGAATTGCATTAGTTGAAAAGTATGCTGAGAAAAGAAAAGCTTTGAAAGAAGCTGGTGATTTCGAAGGTTTACAAAAATTACCTAAAAATTCTTGTCCAGTTAGAGTACACAATCGTTGTAAATTAACAGGAAGACCTAGAGGTTATATGCGTCAGTTTGGTATTTCACGTGTTACTTTCCGTGAAATGGCTAACCAAGGTTTAATACCTGGTGTGAAAAAAGCAAGCTGGTAA
- the rplN gene encoding 50S ribosomal protein L14, translating into MVQQESRLKVADNTGAKEVLTIRVLGGTKRRYASVGDKIVVSIKDATPNGNVKKGAVSTAVVVRTKKEVRRADGSYIRFDDNACVLLNAAGEMRGTRVFGPVARELREKQFMKIVSLAPEVL; encoded by the coding sequence ATGGTACAACAAGAATCAAGATTAAAAGTAGCAGATAACACTGGAGCGAAAGAAGTACTTACGATCCGTGTTTTAGGAGGAACGAAACGTCGTTATGCCTCTGTTGGTGATAAAATTGTAGTTTCAATTAAAGATGCTACTCCAAACGGAAACGTGAAAAAAGGAGCGGTATCAACTGCAGTTGTTGTACGTACCAAAAAAGAAGTGAGAAGAGCCGATGGTTCATACATCAGATTTGATGACAACGCATGTGTGTTATTAAATGCTGCTGGTGAAATGAGAGGTACTCGTGTTTTTGGTCCAGTTGCAAGAGAACTTCGTGAAAAACAATTCATGAAAATTGTATCATTAGCACCTGAAGTGCTTTAA
- the rpmC gene encoding 50S ribosomal protein L29: protein MKKSDLSNLSVAELQNKLGELKKSYSELTMAHTISPIANPLQLRSLRREVARVATELSKR, encoded by the coding sequence ATGAAAAAATCAGATTTATCAAATCTATCAGTAGCTGAGTTACAAAACAAGCTTGGTGAATTAAAGAAGAGTTATTCGGAGTTAACAATGGCTCATACCATTTCTCCAATCGCAAATCCGCTTCAATTAAGATCATTAAGAAGAGAAGTAGCTAGAGTTGCTACAGAATTAAGCAAACGATAG
- the rplB gene encoding 50S ribosomal protein L2 — MSVRKLKPITPGQRFRVVNSFDTITTDKPERSLIAPKKSSGGRNSQGKMTMRYTGGGHKQKYRIIDFKRNKVGVPAVVKTIEYDPNRSAFISLLAYADGAKTYIIAQNGLKVGQTVVSGENAAPEIGNAMPLSKIPLGTVISCIELRPGQGAIIARSAGTFAQLMARDGKYATIKMPSGETRLILLTCMATIGAVSNSDHQLVVSGKAGRSRWLGRRPRTRPVAMNPVDHPMGGGEGRSSGGHPRSRKGLPAKGYRTRAKANPSNKYIVERRKK; from the coding sequence ATGTCAGTTAGAAAATTAAAACCTATTACCCCAGGGCAGCGTTTTAGAGTTGTAAATAGCTTTGACACTATTACAACTGATAAGCCGGAGCGTTCATTAATTGCTCCGAAAAAATCTTCTGGAGGTAGAAATAGTCAAGGAAAGATGACCATGCGTTATACAGGTGGTGGTCACAAACAAAAATATCGTATTATTGATTTTAAAAGAAACAAAGTTGGAGTTCCAGCTGTTGTTAAAACGATTGAATACGATCCAAATCGTTCAGCTTTTATTTCATTATTAGCTTATGCAGATGGTGCTAAGACATACATCATTGCGCAAAACGGTTTAAAAGTAGGACAAACTGTGGTTTCAGGTGAAAATGCAGCTCCAGAAATTGGAAATGCAATGCCTTTAAGCAAAATTCCTCTAGGAACAGTTATTTCATGTATTGAGTTAAGACCTGGACAAGGTGCTATTATTGCTCGTTCAGCAGGTACATTTGCTCAGTTAATGGCAAGAGATGGTAAATATGCTACTATCAAAATGCCTTCAGGAGAAACTAGATTGATTTTATTAACTTGTATGGCTACAATCGGAGCTGTGTCTAACTCAGACCACCAATTAGTAGTTTCAGGTAAAGCAGGTAGATCTAGATGGTTAGGTAGAAGACCGAGAACAAGACCAGTAGCGATGAACCCAGTTGATCACCCAATGGGAGGTGGTGAAGGACGTTCTTCAGGAGGTCACCCACGTTCAAGAAAAGGTTTACCAGCTAAGGGTTATAGAACTCGTGCAAAAGCTAATCCGAGCAACAAGTATATTGTAGAACGTAGAAAGAAATAA
- the rpsC gene encoding 30S ribosomal protein S3, producing the protein MGQKTNPIGNRLGIIRGWDSNWYGGNDYGDKIAEDAKIRKYIHARLAKASVSKIIIERTLKLVTVTITTARPGIIIGKGGQEVDKLKEELKKITDKEIQINIFEIKRPELDAYLVGNSIARQIESRISYRRAIKMAMAAAMRMNAEGIKVMISGRLNGAEMARSEHFKEGRIPLSTFRADIDYSLAEAHTTYGRMGIKVWIMKGEVYGKRDLSPLVGMDKKGPKSTGSSSPKGNGKPNQRKRK; encoded by the coding sequence ATGGGACAAAAGACAAATCCAATAGGTAACAGACTTGGTATCATCAGAGGATGGGATTCTAACTGGTATGGTGGTAACGACTACGGTGATAAAATCGCTGAAGACGCTAAAATCAGAAAGTACATCCACGCTCGTTTAGCAAAAGCTAGTGTATCAAAAATAATTATCGAGAGAACTTTAAAACTTGTAACCGTTACTATCACTACTGCTAGACCTGGTATCATTATCGGAAAAGGTGGTCAAGAGGTAGACAAGTTAAAAGAAGAACTTAAGAAAATCACTGATAAGGAAATTCAAATCAACATTTTCGAAATCAAAAGACCTGAGTTAGATGCTTATTTAGTAGGTAATTCTATCGCTCGTCAAATCGAAAGTCGTATTTCTTACAGAAGAGCTATTAAAATGGCTATGGCTGCTGCAATGAGAATGAATGCAGAAGGAATCAAAGTTATGATTTCTGGTCGTTTAAATGGTGCTGAAATGGCACGTTCAGAGCACTTCAAAGAAGGTAGAATTCCATTATCAACTTTCAGAGCTGATATTGATTATTCATTAGCTGAAGCACATACTACTTATGGTAGAATGGGTATTAAAGTATGGATAATGAAAGGTGAAGTTTACGGAAAAAGAGATCTTTCTCCGTTAGTAGGTATGGACAAAAAAGGACCTAAATCTACAGGATCTTCTTCTCCAAAAGGGAATGGTAAACCAAACCAACGCAAAAGAAAGTAA
- the rplV gene encoding 50S ribosomal protein L22 translates to MGVRKREAAEQRKEANKQIAFAKLNNCPSSPRKMRLVADLVRGQKVENALNILRFSQKEASRKLEKLVLSAIANWQAKNADANLEEAGLIVKEIRVDGGMMLKRLRPAPQGRAHRIRKRSNHVTVVLGANNNTQS, encoded by the coding sequence ATGGGAGTTCGTAAAAGAGAAGCAGCAGAGCAAAGAAAAGAAGCTAATAAGCAAATCGCTTTTGCTAAGTTAAATAACTGCCCTTCTTCACCAAGAAAAATGCGCTTAGTTGCAGACTTAGTAAGAGGTCAGAAAGTAGAAAATGCTCTTAATATATTAAGATTCAGTCAAAAAGAAGCTTCTAGAAAATTAGAGAAATTAGTGTTATCAGCTATCGCTAACTGGCAAGCTAAAAATGCTGATGCTAATTTAGAAGAGGCAGGCTTAATTGTAAAAGAGATCAGAGTAGACGGAGGTATGATGTTAAAAAGATTACGTCCAGCTCCTCAAGGTCGTGCACACAGAATTAGAAAACGCTCAAACCACGTAACTGTAGTTTTAGGAGCAAATAATAACACACAAAGCTAA
- the rpsH gene encoding 30S ribosomal protein S8 has protein sequence MYTDPIADFLTRIRNAVRANHKVVEIPASNLKKEITKILFDQGYILSYKFEDSTVQGTIKIALKYDKDTKESVIKDIQRISKPGLRKYASSTNIPRILNGLGIAIVSTSKGVMTGKQAKQLNVGGEVICYVY, from the coding sequence ATGTATACAGATCCTATTGCAGATTTTTTAACAAGAATCAGAAATGCTGTGAGAGCAAACCATAAAGTGGTTGAAATTCCAGCTTCTAATCTTAAAAAAGAAATCACTAAGATTTTATTCGATCAAGGATATATCTTAAGTTACAAGTTTGAAGATAGTACTGTTCAAGGTACAATCAAAATCGCTCTTAAGTATGACAAAGACACTAAAGAGTCAGTAATCAAAGATATCCAAAGAATTAGTAAACCAGGTTTACGTAAATATGCAAGTTCAACAAACATCCCAAGAATCTTAAATGGTTTAGGTATTGCTATTGTTTCTACTTCAAAAGGAGTAATGACAGGTAAACAAGCTAAACAATTAAATGTTGGTGGTGAAGTAATTTGTTACGTATACTAA
- the rplX gene encoding 50S ribosomal protein L24, producing the protein MMKLKIKSGDLVRVIAGDHKGQEGKVLRVLRDKNKAVVEGVNMISKHTKPSAQNPQGGIVKKEAPIHISNVQLVDAKTKATTKVGFRTEGDKKVRFSKKSNQVL; encoded by the coding sequence GTGATGAAGTTAAAAATTAAATCAGGTGATCTAGTAAGAGTTATTGCTGGTGACCACAAAGGACAAGAAGGTAAAGTATTACGCGTTCTTCGTGATAAAAATAAAGCCGTTGTTGAAGGTGTGAACATGATTTCAAAACATACGAAACCAAGTGCACAAAATCCTCAAGGTGGTATTGTGAAAAAAGAAGCTCCTATTCATATTTCTAATGTTCAGTTAGTTGATGCTAAAACTAAAGCAACTACTAAAGTTGGATTTAGAACTGAAGGAGATAAGAAAGTAAGATTTTCAAAAAAATCTAATCAAGTATTATAG
- the rpsS gene encoding 30S ribosomal protein S19 — protein sequence MARSLKKGPFVHYKLEKKVQENIAGGNKNVVKTWSRASMIIPDFVGQTIAVHNGRQFVPVYITENMVGHKLGEFSPTRSFRGHAGAKNKGKK from the coding sequence ATGGCACGTTCATTAAAGAAAGGTCCTTTCGTTCACTATAAATTAGAGAAAAAGGTACAGGAAAATATCGCAGGTGGAAACAAAAATGTGGTTAAGACTTGGTCAAGAGCATCAATGATTATTCCAGATTTTGTAGGTCAAACAATCGCTGTTCACAATGGTCGCCAGTTTGTTCCAGTATACATTACTGAAAACATGGTAGGTCATAAGTTAGGAGAATTTTCGCCAACTAGATCTTTTAGAGGTCACGCTGGTGCAAAAAATAAAGGTAAAAAATAA
- the rpsQ gene encoding 30S ribosomal protein S17 yields the protein MENRNLRKERVGVVTSNKMDKSIVVSETKRVKHPLYGKFVLKTKKYVAHDEKNDCNIGDTVKIMETRPLSKTKCWRLVEIIERAK from the coding sequence ATGGAAAATAGAAATTTAAGAAAAGAAAGAGTTGGTGTAGTTACTAGCAACAAAATGGACAAGTCTATTGTTGTTTCTGAAACTAAGAGAGTAAAACACCCTTTATATGGTAAGTTCGTGTTAAAAACTAAAAAATACGTTGCACACGACGAAAAAAATGATTGTAACATTGGTGATACAGTAAAGATCATGGAAACTAGACCTTTATCTAAAACTAAATGTTGGAGATTAGTTGAAATCATTGAAAGAGCGAAGTAA
- the rpmD gene encoding 50S ribosomal protein L30, with protein sequence MAKILVKQVRSKINCPADQKKTLVALGLRRMGQVVEHDANPAILGMVNKVKHLVSVEETK encoded by the coding sequence ATGGCAAAAATTTTAGTAAAACAAGTAAGAAGTAAAATCAACTGTCCTGCAGACCAAAAGAAAACATTAGTTGCTTTAGGTTTAAGAAGAATGGGGCAAGTTGTTGAGCATGATGCAAATCCTGCTATCCTTGGAATGGTAAATAAAGTTAAACACTTAGTTTCTGTTGAAGAAACTAAATAA
- the rplR gene encoding 50S ribosomal protein L18, producing the protein MSLTKSERRQRIQFRIRKIVSGTAAQPRLSVFRSNKEIYAQIIDDVNGVTLVAASSRDKGVAKGTKTETANAVGKLIAEKALQAGITTISFDRGGNLYHGRVKSLAEGAREAGLKF; encoded by the coding sequence ATGTCATTAACAAAATCTGAAAGAAGACAAAGAATACAGTTCAGAATCAGAAAGATTGTAAGCGGAACTGCTGCTCAACCTAGACTTTCTGTTTTTAGAAGTAATAAAGAAATCTATGCGCAAATCATAGATGATGTAAACGGTGTTACTTTAGTTGCAGCTTCATCAAGAGATAAAGGTGTTGCTAAAGGTACTAAAACTGAAACTGCTAATGCAGTTGGTAAATTGATAGCTGAAAAAGCTCTACAAGCTGGTATCACAACTATCTCTTTTGATAGAGGTGGAAATTTATACCACGGACGTGTTAAATCATTAGCTGAAGGAGCTAGAGAAGCTGGACTTAAATTCTAA
- the rplC gene encoding 50S ribosomal protein L3: MSGLIGRKIGMTSIFDENGKNIPCTVIEAGPCVVTQVRTNEVDGYEALQLGFDDKTEKHTVKAEAGHFAKAGTVAKKKVVEFQGFETEYKLGDVINVDLFAEGEFVDVLGVSKGKGFQGVVKRHGFGGVGQATHGQHNRLRAPGSVGASSYPSRVFKGMRMAGRTGGENVTVQNLRVLKVVADKNLLVVKGCVPGHKNSYVIIQK; the protein is encoded by the coding sequence ATGTCTGGGTTAATCGGAAGAAAAATCGGTATGACTAGTATCTTTGACGAAAATGGAAAGAATATTCCATGTACTGTTATTGAGGCTGGACCATGCGTTGTTACCCAAGTCAGAACCAATGAGGTTGACGGGTATGAAGCTCTGCAACTTGGTTTCGATGACAAAACTGAAAAGCACACAGTTAAAGCTGAAGCAGGTCACTTTGCTAAAGCAGGAACGGTTGCTAAGAAGAAAGTTGTTGAATTCCAAGGATTTGAAACAGAGTACAAATTAGGTGATGTAATCAATGTTGATTTATTCGCTGAAGGAGAATTTGTGGATGTGTTAGGTGTATCTAAAGGTAAAGGATTCCAAGGGGTTGTTAAACGTCATGGGTTCGGAGGAGTTGGACAAGCAACTCACGGACAACATAACCGTTTAAGAGCGCCAGGATCTGTAGGTGCGTCATCTTATCCATCAAGAGTGTTCAAAGGTATGAGAATGGCCGGTAGAACAGGAGGAGAAAATGTAACAGTTCAAAACCTTAGAGTTTTAAAAGTGGTTGCTGATAAAAATCTTTTAGTTGTTAAAGGATGTGTTCCAGGTCACAAAAACTCTTATGTAATCATTCAGAAGTAA
- the rpsJ gene encoding 30S ribosomal protein S10 has product MSQKIRIKLKSYDHNLVDKSAEKIVKTVKSTGAVVTGPIPLPTHKRIFTVLRSPHVNKKSREQFELSSYKRLLDIYSSSSKTIDALMKLELPSGVEVEIKV; this is encoded by the coding sequence ATGAGTCAAAAAATTAGAATAAAATTAAAGTCATACGATCATAACTTAGTTGATAAATCAGCTGAGAAAATCGTTAAAACTGTAAAAAGTACAGGTGCAGTTGTAACTGGTCCTATTCCGTTACCTACGCACAAAAGAATTTTCACAGTATTACGTTCTCCACACGTAAACAAAAAATCAAGAGAGCAATTCGAATTAAGTTCTTACAAGAGATTATTAGATATCTATTCTTCTTCTTCTAAAACTATCGATGCTTTAATGAAATTAGAATTACCTAGTGGGGTTGAAGTAGAAATCAAAGTTTAA
- the rplO gene encoding 50S ribosomal protein L15, with translation MNLSNLQPAEGSTHNQNKRVGRGQGSGKGGTSTRGHKGAKSRSGYSKKIGFEGGQMPLQRRVPKFGFKNINRVEYQGVNLDTLQNLVDNGIVTDTVDFAVLVDYRLATKNSLVKILGRGELKAKLKVSAHKFTASAKAAIEAAGGEAVTL, from the coding sequence ATGAATTTAAGTAACTTACAACCGGCTGAAGGGTCAACTCATAACCAAAACAAAAGAGTAGGTAGAGGACAAGGTTCTGGAAAAGGTGGTACTTCTACAAGAGGTCACAAAGGAGCTAAATCTCGTTCTGGTTACTCAAAGAAAATTGGTTTTGAAGGAGGTCAAATGCCGTTACAAAGAAGAGTTCCAAAATTTGGTTTCAAAAATATCAATAGAGTAGAATATCAAGGTGTAAACTTAGATACTTTACAAAATTTAGTTGATAATGGTATTGTAACAGATACTGTAGATTTTGCAGTATTAGTTGATTATCGTTTAGCTACTAAAAATAGCTTGGTTAAGATTTTAGGAAGAGGTGAGCTAAAAGCTAAACTAAAAGTAAGTGCTCACAAATTTACAGCATCAGCAAAAGCCGCTATCGAAGCTGCTGGAGGTGAAGCAGTAACTTTATAA
- the rplP gene encoding 50S ribosomal protein L16, whose translation MLQPKRTKYRKVQKGKMKGISQRGHVLSNGMFGIKSLDSAFITSRQIEAARIAATRYMKREGQLWIKIFPDKPITKKPLEVRMGKGKGAVEYWAAVVKPGRIMFEVGGVPLAIAKEALRLAAQKLPVKTKFVVARDFEA comes from the coding sequence ATGTTACAACCTAAAAGAACAAAATACCGTAAGGTACAGAAGGGTAAAATGAAAGGGATCTCTCAAAGAGGTCACGTACTTTCTAATGGTATGTTTGGAATAAAATCTTTAGATTCTGCTTTCATTACTTCACGTCAAATCGAGGCTGCTCGTATCGCTGCAACTCGTTACATGAAGAGAGAAGGTCAATTATGGATTAAGATTTTCCCAGACAAGCCAATTACTAAAAAGCCTTTAGAGGTACGTATGGGTAAAGGTAAAGGTGCAGTTGAATATTGGGCTGCAGTTGTAAAACCAGGAAGAATCATGTTTGAAGTTGGTGGTGTGCCATTAGCAATCGCTAAAGAAGCATTACGTTTAGCTGCTCAAAAGCTTCCTGTTAAAACTAAGTTTGTAGTTGCTAGAGATTTCGAAGCATAA
- the rplD gene encoding 50S ribosomal protein L4: MEVKVLDINGKDTGRKVQLSDSVFAIEPNNHAIYLDVKQYLANQRQGTHKAKERNEVAGSTRKIKKQKGTGTARAGSVKSPVFVGGGRIFGPRPRNYSFKLNKNLKRLARKSALSLKAKENNLVVVEDFTFDAPNTKNFINVLKALGLDNKKSLFVLGAANNNVYLSSRNLKSSSVVTNSELSTYTILNNNSLVLLEGAVEGIEANLSK, from the coding sequence ATGGAAGTAAAAGTTTTAGATATCAACGGAAAAGATACAGGTCGTAAAGTTCAACTTTCTGACTCTGTTTTCGCTATTGAGCCTAACAACCATGCAATCTATTTAGATGTTAAGCAATACTTGGCTAACCAAAGACAAGGAACGCACAAAGCTAAAGAGAGAAATGAAGTAGCAGGAAGTACTAGAAAAATTAAAAAACAAAAAGGTACTGGAACGGCTCGTGCAGGAAGTGTTAAATCACCTGTATTTGTAGGTGGGGGAAGAATTTTTGGTCCAAGACCAAGAAATTATTCATTCAAATTAAATAAGAATTTAAAAAGATTAGCTCGTAAATCTGCTTTATCACTAAAAGCGAAAGAGAATAATCTAGTAGTAGTAGAAGATTTTACTTTTGATGCTCCAAACACTAAAAATTTCATTAACGTATTGAAAGCTTTAGGTTTAGACAACAAAAAATCTTTATTCGTGTTGGGTGCTGCAAATAATAATGTATATTTGTCGTCACGTAATTTAAAATCATCATCTGTTGTAACTAATTCAGAATTAAGTACTTATACTATTTTGAATAATAATAGCTTAGTGTTATTAGAAGGTGCAGTAGAAGGAATTGAAGCTAATTTAAGTAAATAA
- the rplF gene encoding 50S ribosomal protein L6 encodes MSRIGKNPIAIPAGVTVEVKDAVVTVKGKLGELSQEFSDVTVKIEDNQVIVERSSDYKTERAKHGLYRALINNMIVGVSEGFTKELELVGVGYRASNAGQKLDLALGYSHNIVLEIVPEVKVETISEKGKNPIVKLTSFDKQLLGQVSAKIRSFRKPEPYKGKGVKFVGEELRRKAGKSA; translated from the coding sequence ATGTCAAGAATAGGTAAAAATCCAATTGCAATTCCAGCAGGAGTAACTGTAGAAGTGAAAGATGCTGTAGTTACAGTAAAAGGAAAATTAGGCGAGCTTTCTCAGGAATTTTCTGATGTAACAGTTAAAATTGAAGATAATCAAGTTATCGTTGAACGTTCATCTGATTATAAAACTGAAAGAGCGAAACACGGATTGTACCGTGCATTAATCAACAATATGATTGTTGGTGTTTCTGAAGGTTTCACAAAGGAATTAGAATTAGTAGGAGTTGGTTATAGAGCTTCTAATGCTGGTCAAAAATTAGACTTAGCTTTAGGTTACTCTCATAACATCGTATTAGAAATCGTTCCTGAAGTTAAAGTGGAAACAATTTCAGAAAAAGGTAAAAATCCGATAGTGAAGTTAACTTCATTCGACAAACAATTATTAGGTCAAGTATCTGCTAAAATCAGATCTTTCCGTAAACCTGAACCTTACAAAGGAAAAGGAGTTAAGTTTGTTGGTGAAGAATTAAGAAGAAAAGCAGGTAAATCAGCTTAA
- the rplE gene encoding 50S ribosomal protein L5 has protein sequence MAYVPRLKEEYKSRVISALKEEFGYKNVMQVPKLEKIVISRGVGAAVSDKKLVDYAVEELTKITGQKAVPTISKKDVASFKLRKGMPIGAKVTLRGERMYEFLDRLITSALPRVRDFGGIKSTGFDGRGNYNLGVLEQIIFPEIDIDKVNKIAGFDITFVTSANTDKEAKSLLAELGLPFKKN, from the coding sequence ATGGCATACGTACCTAGACTAAAGGAAGAATATAAAAGTAGAGTAATCTCTGCTTTGAAAGAAGAATTTGGTTACAAAAATGTAATGCAAGTTCCAAAATTAGAAAAGATTGTTATTAGCCGTGGTGTTGGTGCTGCTGTTTCTGATAAAAAATTAGTTGATTACGCTGTTGAAGAGTTAACTAAAATTACAGGTCAAAAAGCAGTTCCTACTATTTCTAAGAAAGACGTTGCGTCTTTTAAATTAAGAAAAGGAATGCCAATTGGTGCTAAAGTTACTCTTAGAGGTGAAAGAATGTATGAGTTTTTAGATAGACTTATCACTTCAGCTTTACCACGTGTTAGAGATTTCGGTGGTATCAAGTCTACTGGTTTTGACGGAAGAGGTAATTATAACTTAGGAGTTTTAGAGCAAATCATTTTCCCTGAAATTGATATTGATAAAGTTAATAAAATTGCTGGTTTTGATATTACTTTTGTAACTTCTGCAAACACAGACAAAGAGGCAAAATCATTATTAGCAGAATTAGGATTACCTTTTAAAAAGAATTAA